The bacterium DNA segment ATCAGATTCAAACAAAGTTCAGAGATGAAATAAGACCGCGATTTGGAGTTATCAGAGCCAGAGAATTTATCATGAAAGATGCATACAGCTTTGATAGAGATATTGAGGGATTAAATAAAAACTATAAGAAAATGTATGATGTTTATTGCAAAATATTTGACAGATGCGCATTGAAATATCAAATTGTTGAAGCGGAATCCGGCATTATGGGAGGGGATGTATCTCATGAATTTATGGCATTAGCTGATGCAGGAGAAGATGCAATCGTTATATGTCAATCCTGTGGATATAGCGCAAGTATGGAAAAAGCCGAAGGAGACAAATGTCCCCAATGTGCCAAGCAGATGAAAACTAACAGAGGTATAGAACTCGGACATATATTTAAACTTGGAACTAAATACAGCAAGTCTATGGAAGCAAAATTCCTCGATAAACACGGCAAAGAAAAAACAATTGTTATGGGTTGTTATGGAATTGGAATATCCAGAATTATTGCAGCAGTTATAGAACAAAATAACGATGAACATGGGATAATATGGCCAAAATCAATAGCTCCATATCAGGTAGAAGTTTTGCCTTTAAATGTTAATGACAACGAGACAATGCAGATAGCAGAGAATATATATAAAATTTTGCTGTCAAAGAAAATAGAGGTCATTATTGATGATAGGGACGAACGGCCAGGTATAAAATTTAAAGATGCAGATTTAATTGGAATACCAGTCAGAATTACAATTAGTGCTCAAAAAGCAAAAGACAATGTTGTGGAAATCCATAAAAGAGATACAGGTGAAAATAAACTGGTAAATATAGATGATCTGTTAGAGAATTTGACAAACGTCCAAAGTCTTGTATAATTAAACCAGATAAGAGAGGAGCTATCGTACTATGCCTAATCCAAAAATACCAATTGAAAGATCGCGGCATGATGTCAGATTTTCTATATCCATTCCTATAGAATATGAGAAAGTCTATAATCCTGCAAGAGAAAAAACAATTAAGAAAACAACTGCGCGAGATCTTAGTGGAGGAGGCATACAATTCGAAACAGACGAAGATATTCCGAAAGGTATAAAACTTTCACTTAGAATAAAAATGCCGAATTTGGGAAAATTCTTTACAGTTAATGCAGAAGTAACTCACTCCAAAAAAATCAGCAGTGACGTATATGATATAGGAGCAAAATTCCTGAATATATCCCAAGAAGCTAAAGAGGCTATGAACATGTTCTATTACATTAACAGATTAGAACGAAAAGGGCCTATAGCTACCTATCAGAAATAGCTACGTTTTCTCATATTCTGCTTTAATCTTCTTCATATCCTGCCAGACGAGTTTTTTTTCGTTTGGATTGTATAACAAGTAAGCAGGATGAAACGTAGGAATTAATTTTGCATTCCTGTATTCAAAGAATCTCCCTCTAAGTTGAGAGATAGGCTGTTGGTTATTGAGAAGAGTTTGTGCAGCAAACTTACCTAAAGAACAAATAATCTTTGGCTTTATTATGCTTATCTGTTCCAACAAATATTCCTGACACACAGCGATTTCATAAGGCTCAGGATTCCTATTCCCCGGAGGCCTGCACTTAAGAATATTAGCTATATAAACATCCGTTCTTTTAAGCCCTATTGAATTTATTATTTTTGTTAAAAGCTGTCCAGCTTTACCCACAAATGGCTCACCTTGTAAATCCTCATCTCTTCCAGGTGCTTCGCCAACAAACATAAGCTTTGCATGCTCATCTCCAGCGCCAAAAACCAGATGAGTTCTTGTTTTTGCAAGTGGACACTTTTGACAGTCCTTTATTCTCTCCTTCAAGTCTAAGAGCCCTCCTGCGCACTCCTCCTGCGTAGGATTCTTAACTTCCATGCCCTGTTCGCATAGATACTGTTTTGTGAGCCTCACGACACCCAACAGTTCTTCTTGTAGAGACTGTTTATCCATGCTCATAAATTACGCATTTGCTCCGCAACACTTCTTATACTTCTTTCCACTTCCACATGGACAGGGCTCATTACGCCCTATCTTTTTCTCTTCTCTCTTGTATGGCTCCCTTGGAGCTGCTTCTCCCTCAGGTTGATTTGTATGCATCTCCTGCCGCTGAGGCATTTGCCTCTGGCTGAGATGCCTCATATCCTTTGCCTGTTCATGGCTAAGATGTTGAGACGAAGCATCAAAAACTTCTTTCATATGAATTGCTTCATCTCCAACCTGAATCTTTAAAACATACTCAATAATTTCCTCTTCTATGCTCTCAACCATCGCAAAGAACATATTGACTCCTTCCCTCTTATATTCTACAAGGGGATCCTTCTGTCCGTAAGCCTGATAACCTATCCCTTCTCTAAGAGTGTCCATAGCATAGAGGAGGTCCTTCCATTTTGTATCTATTACATGCAGCATTATTGCCTGCTCAGCCTGAGGTACAATTACACTCCTCTTAGCTTCATAAGCCTTCTTAATCCTGCTAACTAAAGATTTTTTTAAATCCGGATATTCTATCTTAACGGGGTCTACTTCATTCCTATTAAAAGAAATACCTGCGCTCTGTCTAAGCCAAGCTGAAAGTCCGTCCAAATCCCATTCTTCAGGATGAATGTTTTCCGGGGTGTAAATAGAAAGTTTTTTCTCTACAATTTCATTTATCATATCAGATACATAATCTTCCAACTTTTTACCTTCCAGCACCATATCTCTTTGCTGGTAAATTACCTCTCTTTGTTTATTCATTACATCGTCATACTTGAGCAGGTCTTTACGTATATCAAAATTGCGGCCTTCAACTCTCTTTTGAGCATTTTCTATTGCTTTTGTTACCATTCTATGTTCTATTGGCTGCCCATCAGGCATGCCCATTCTTTCCATAAGCCCCCTAATTCTGTCAGAACCAAAAATTCGCATAAGATCATCATCAAAAGACAGGTAAAACCTTGAAGAGCCTGGATCTCCTTGTCTGCCTGCCCGTCCCCGAAGCTGGTTATCTATACGCCTTGCCTCATGGCGTTCTGTGCCTAATATATGCAATCCTCCGCGATTCGCTATGCCATCTCCCAAAACAATATCAGTTCCTCTGCCAGCCATGTTTGTTGCTATTGTCACAGATTTTTCCTGACCTGCTCTTTCTATTATCTTTGCCTCCTGTTCATGATATTTGGCATTTAAAACCTCATGAGGAATCCCCTCTTTCTTAAGCATCTGATCTAAAACTTCTGACTTTTCTATAGATATGGTACCTACAAGCACAGGTCTTCCAAGCTTGTAAAGCTCTTTAATCTCCTGTATTATAGCCTTGAATTTTTCCTTCTCTGTTTTATAAATCACATCCGGATAATTAGTTCTCTTAAGGACTTTGTTTGGGGGTATTACAACTACCTCTAAATTATAGATCTTGTGGAATTCCACGGCTTCAGTCTCTGCTGTTCCGGTCATTCCAGCCAGCTTCTTATACATTCTGAAATAATTTTGAAATGTTACTGTTGCAAGTGTTTGGCTCTCCTGTTCTATCTTCACTTCCTCTTTTGCCTCAAGCGCCTGATGCAAGCCATCCGAATAACGCCTTCCGGGCATAATTCTGCCAGTGAACTCATCTACAATAACCACCTGACCATTTTTTACCATATAGTCCTTATCCCGCTGGAAATTGCAATGCGCCTTAAGCATTTGTTCGGCATGATGTTTATATTCCATGGTCTCAAGAGTGTGAAGGTCTTCTAAACCCAGTAGTTTGGCTACTTTCATTTCCCCTTCTTCAGTAAGATAGGTAGTAT contains these protein-coding regions:
- the proS gene encoding proline--tRNA ligase; this translates as MRWTESLINTLWQAPSEAEISSHKLMLRAGLIKKLAAGIYIFMPLGLKVLRKIENIVREEMDASGALELLMPTLQPEQLWQESGRWNKMGKEMMKVQDRHKRQFGLGPTHEEIVTDIIRKEVKSYRQLPVTLYQIQTKFRDEIRPRFGVIRAREFIMKDAYSFDRDIEGLNKNYKKMYDVYCKIFDRCALKYQIVEAESGIMGGDVSHEFMALADAGEDAIVICQSCGYSASMEKAEGDKCPQCAKQMKTNRGIELGHIFKLGTKYSKSMEAKFLDKHGKEKTIVMGCYGIGISRIIAAVIEQNNDEHGIIWPKSIAPYQVEVLPLNVNDNETMQIAENIYKILLSKKIEVIIDDRDERPGIKFKDADLIGIPVRITISAQKAKDNVVEIHKRDTGENKLVNIDDLLENLTNVQSLV
- a CDS encoding PilZ domain-containing protein; translation: MPNPKIPIERSRHDVRFSISIPIEYEKVYNPAREKTIKKTTARDLSGGGIQFETDEDIPKGIKLSLRIKMPNLGKFFTVNAEVTHSKKISSDVYDIGAKFLNISQEAKEAMNMFYYINRLERKGPIATYQK
- a CDS encoding uracil-DNA glycosylase, whose amino-acid sequence is MSMDKQSLQEELLGVVRLTKQYLCEQGMEVKNPTQEECAGGLLDLKERIKDCQKCPLAKTRTHLVFGAGDEHAKLMFVGEAPGRDEDLQGEPFVGKAGQLLTKIINSIGLKRTDVYIANILKCRPPGNRNPEPYEIAVCQEYLLEQISIIKPKIICSLGKFAAQTLLNNQQPISQLRGRFFEYRNAKLIPTFHPAYLLYNPNEKKLVWQDMKKIKAEYEKT
- the secA gene encoding preprotein translocase subunit SecA codes for the protein MFSYILRKIFGTKNDRELKKLWKYVGAVNQFWEGYQSLSDSELQAKTDEFRERLKKGETEDDILSEAFAVVKESAKRVFSNPEIAEKLFGDPNQRRFGSHFDVQLIGGVVLHEGKIVEMSTGEGKTLVATLSAYLNALSGKGVHIVTVNDFLAKRDAAWMGEVYKFLGLSVGFIQHDMNPQERQIAYGADITYGTNNEFGFDYLRDNMATRKEDKVQRGLNYAVVDEVDSILIDEARTPLIISGPAEESTDKYYKLEQIFSRLKEGIRNEETKQETGDYIKDEKAHTTYLTEEGEMKVAKLLGLEDLHTLETMEYKHHAEQMLKAHCNFQRDKDYMVKNGQVVIVDEFTGRIMPGRRYSDGLHQALEAKEEVKIEQESQTLATVTFQNYFRMYKKLAGMTGTAETEAVEFHKIYNLEVVVIPPNKVLKRTNYPDVIYKTEKEKFKAIIQEIKELYKLGRPVLVGTISIEKSEVLDQMLKKEGIPHEVLNAKYHEQEAKIIERAGQEKSVTIATNMAGRGTDIVLGDGIANRGGLHILGTERHEARRIDNQLRGRAGRQGDPGSSRFYLSFDDDLMRIFGSDRIRGLMERMGMPDGQPIEHRMVTKAIENAQKRVEGRNFDIRKDLLKYDDVMNKQREVIYQQRDMVLEGKKLEDYVSDMINEIVEKKLSIYTPENIHPEEWDLDGLSAWLRQSAGISFNRNEVDPVKIEYPDLKKSLVSRIKKAYEAKRSVIVPQAEQAIMLHVIDTKWKDLLYAMDTLREGIGYQAYGQKDPLVEYKREGVNMFFAMVESIEEEIIEYVLKIQVGDEAIHMKEVFDASSQHLSHEQAKDMRHLSQRQMPQRQEMHTNQPEGEAAPREPYKREEKKIGRNEPCPCGSGKKYKKCCGANA